TTAGTTCCGTGATTTCGTGGATTTCAGTGCCAGTCGAGCGATTTTGGCGAGTTCCTCAACGTCCAGGGCCGCCCCTCCGATCAGGAAGCCGTCAACGTCGGGCTGGGAAATGAGTTCCGCCGCATTTTTCGAGGTGACCGATCCGCCGTACAGGATACGTATGCTATCGGATACCTTCGTGCCAAAAGTGGTCTTCAAATCGTTGCGGATGGCGTTTGCGGCATCCTGGGCGGATTGCGGAGTGGCCACCATGCCGGTGCCAATGGCCCAGACAGGTTCGTAGGCCACGATGAGTTTGGCGGCTTGTTCTTCGTTGAGATCGCGGGTGACGTCTCGTACCTGGCCCACGGCGAAATCGAGTTCAATGCCTTGACGTCGTTCCTCGAAGCTTTCGCCGACGCACAAAATCGGCTGCATGCCGGCGGCGAGCACGGCACGTACCTGATCGACGATATTGGCGTCATCTTCAGGATGGTATTTGCGGCGTTCGGAGTGGCCGACGATGACGTATGAGCAGCCGAGATGGGCGATCATGTCCGCGGACACATCGCCGGTGAAGGCACCTTGGGTGGTCACGGAAACGGATTGTGCGCCGTAGGCGACATGGAGCTTGTCGGCTTCGACCAGCACCTGCACGCTGCGCAATGACGTGAACGAGGGGAAAAGCGCGACTTCGCAGCGTTTAAAGTCGAAGTGAGCGTCACGCAACAGCCATACCAGCTTCTGCACGAAGTAAGTGGCTTCAAGATGGTCGAAATTCATCTTCCAGTTGCCGGCCACCAACGGAATGCGTTTGGACGCCATATGTTTCCCTTCTAAAAAACGTAGCTCCCCTCAAGGAGGGGAGCTAGAAAATGGATTACTCAAGCACCTTCAGGCCAGGGAGCTCCTTGCCTTCGAGGAACTCGAGGGAAGCGCCACCACCGGTGGAGATGTGGGAGAAGCCGTCCTCCGGGAAGCCGAGGTTGCGCACGGCGGAGGCGGAGTCGCCGCCACCGACGATGGTGAACGCACCGGCTGCGGTGGCGTCGACCAGACCCTGGGCCACGGCCTTGGTGCCGGCGGCGAACTCAGGAACCTCGAACACGCCCATCGGGCCGTTCCACACGACGGTCTTGGAGTCGACGATCTTGTCGTGGAAGAGCTTCTGGGACTCCGGGCCGATGTCCAGACCCATCTTGTCGGCCGGGATGGCGTCGGCGGCAACGACTTCCGGAGCAACCGGGGTGTCACCGGCCGGGAAGCCGGCGTTCACGACGACGTCGGTCGGCAGCACGAGCTCAACGCCGTTCTTCTCGGCGGTCTCGATGTAGCCCTTGACCTTCTCAAGCTGGTCCTCTTCAAGCAGGGAGGTGCCGACCTCGTAGCCCTTGGCCTTGAGGAAGGTGAACACCATGCCGCCGCCGATGACCAGACGGTTGGCCTTGTCGAGCAGGTTCTCGATGACGCCGAGCTTGTCGGAGACCTTGGAACCGCCGAGCACCACGGTGAACGGACGCTCCGGGTTCTCGGTGGCCTTGGACAGGGCCTTGACTTCCTTCTCGACCAGCAGGCCTGCGGCGGCCGACAGATCGGCGGCAACGTCGTAGTTGGAGCCCTGAGCGCGGTGGACCACGCCGAAGCCATCGGAAACGAAGGCCTCGCCGAGGGCGGCGATCTTCTTGGCGTAAGCGGCGCGTTCGTCGGCGTCCTTAGAGGTCTCCTCCGGGTTGAAACGAACGTTCTCAAGCAGCACAACGTCGCCATCGTTCATGGCGGCGACCTTGGCCTGAGCGTCCTCGCCGTAGGTGTCCTTGGCCAGCGGCACGTTGGTGCCGAGCAGCTCGCCGAGGCGGGCGGCAACCGGGGCCAGGCTCAGCTCAGGAACGACCTTGCCTTTCGGGCGGCCAAGGTGGGCCATGAGGATGACCTTGGCGCCTTCTTCGCGCAGGGTCTTGATGGTCGGCAGAGCAGCCTTGATTCGACCGTCATCGGTGATGGTGGTGCCGTCCAGCGGAACATTGAAATCAGCGCGAACCAGAACGCGCTTGCCCTTGAGATCTCCAAGGTCCTTGAGTGTCTTCATGAATATCCTTTCCTTGACGAATCGCACGTCAAAGTGGCCAATTTTGCCACTTTGCATATTACAGGCATTCCGGAACAAAACACCGCATTCGTCTACTGACTGAATGCGGTGTTTTGTCACATCGTTGTCGCGTTTTGCCGAATAGGCACGGCAAATCGGATTGTCGGGTTACTTGCCTTCGGCTGCGCGAGCCTTCTCCGTCTTCTCGGCAAGTTGAAGCAGTCGGCGAATTCGGCCGGCAATCGCATCCTTGGTGATTTGCGGTTCGGCGATCTTGCCGAGCTCCTCGAGGCTCTTGTCCACGTGATCGATGCGCAGCTGGCCGGCCTGACGGAGGTTGTCCGGAATGTTATCGCCGAGTACTTCGAAAGCATGCTGCACTTTTTCGCTGGCTTCGGCGGCGGCCTTGGCGGAACGGCGCATATTGGCGTCATCGAAGTTGGCCAGACGGTTGGCCTTGCCGCGGGCCTCGCCGTCGGAGCGCTTGCCGGTCCATTCGCGGGCCGAACGGGTGGCGCCCATGAGCTTGAGCATGCGTTCGATGGCGTCGGGATCCTTGAGTGTCACGCGCTCGGAGCTACGCAGCGTGCGATGCTTGGCCTGGATGCCTAGACGACGGGCCACGCCACACAGGGCCATGGCGGCCTCTTCCGTGGGGCAAGCGATTTCCAGGAAGCTGGCCTTACCGGGATCGGACAGGAAGCCACGGGCCATGAAGGCGCCGCGCCATGCCGCTTTGATTTGGGCGATGGATCCGTTGACCACTTCAGACGGCAGTCCACGGACCTGCTGCTTGCGGCGGTCGACCAGTCCGGTCTGCAAAGCCAAGGCCACTACGTTGCGGGTGACGAGCACCACATAGGTCTCGACAGGGCCGTTCGGGGTCTGACGTGTGAGGTGATTGACCTCGGCTTCGTGCCCGAACGTGTTCCTCAACGTGTTCTTCAGCCATTCTGCAACGTCAAGCGAGGTGAATACGGCTTGGATAACGTATGTATTCTGTACCGGTCGAAGACCGCCGCCAAAACGGATCATGGCCGCAGCTTGGGCCTTGATCGCGGCTGGCGAATCGCCTTCAAAGGCTGCCAACTCGCTTTTGACATCGTCCAGAAGAGCCAAGATCTACCTCCTACAGTCCCGTTCTTCTCAATGCTTCAGGCGCTTCGTGCCGTTATCTGCTGTCACACGGTCGGAAGCCATCGGCTTTCTGTGATACCTAATCTGGTGGACAAGCGAACCCGTTTGATACGTATTATGGGCTCTGCTTTCTCGCAGTGTGGTCACCGAACGCTTGCCCGATGACCGCTCGACGCCTGCTTACGATGAGTGACGCTTGTGCTGTTCTCTCGCGGAAACGGTTACGTTGAGCCCATGTGCGCGTAAGCGGCGAGCCAGCTCTTCGCTCATCGCCACCGACCGGTGCTGACCACCGGTGCAGCCGACGGCGATGGTTACGTAGTGCTTGTCTTCCTGGGCGTATCCTTCCAACGCAATCTCGATAGCTTTCTCATAAGCGTCGAGAAATTCCTTGGCTCCCTTGCTGGAAAGCACGTAGTCGGCGACCGGCTTGTCGTGCCCGGTAAGCTCGCGCAGGCTGGGCACCCAGAACGGGTTGGGCAGAAAACGCACGTCGGCCACGAAATCGGCGTCGATGGGCATACCGTATTTGAAGCCGAAGCTGAAGATGTGTACTGCCACGGTGGTGGGGCCGGAGCCGAGCATCGCCTCGTAGAGTTTGGTGGACAGCTGGTGGATGCTCAGGGAGCTGGTGTCGATGACCCAGTCGGCTCGTTCCTTGAGGTCTTCCAGCAGGTGACGTTCCTCAAGGATGCCGTCGACCAGTCGGTTGCCGTGCTGCAGCGGGTGCGGGCGGCGCACGGATTCGTAGCGCTTGATGAGCACTTCGTTGCTGGCGTCGAGGAACAGAATACGGGTTTTGACGCCGAGATCATCCAGATGGCCGAGCACGGCGGCCAGCTCGTCGAAATAGCTGGAGCGCACGTCGATGACGGCGGCAAGCTTGTGGACGCCTGACTCCGATCCGGAACCGGAGGTGGTCATCATGTCGACAAGCGGGATAAGCAGTTTGGGAGGCAGGTTGTCGACCACATACCATCCCATGTCTTCCACGCAGTCAGCGGCATGAGAGCGGCCTGCGCCGGACATACCGGTGATGAGCAGCACTTCGAAGGCATCAAGCGGGGTCGGCTGGTTGTCCGGAGTCGATGTGGATGTCGCGGAATTCGCCGGCGCATTCGTGGCGGCCGCCTCGCCGGTATCGCGGTTCGTTGTCTGTTGATTCATTACAGCGCCTCCTCAAGAGCTTTGCGCATCGCGATCTCCAGCTGGTCGTCTTCGGTGGTGGTGTCCTGCAGACGCTGGTCGGCATCGCTGGGCGGGTCGTCATCCCAGATACCGGTCATCAGCAATACCTGTACGAGAGCTTGGTACAGCAGCATTTCTTCGCCGCCGATGGCGTGACCGCCATGAGCGCGCCAGGCTTCCATGAGCTTGGTGGGGCGTGGATCGTAGATCACGTCCAACAGCAGTCCGGAGAATGGCTCGGTTCCGGCATCGGCGAGGGCATCCGCGACGTTGTCGGCCGCGTGTCCGGGAATCGTGTTGATGACATAGGTGGCGTTGCGGGCTGCCTCGAGCAGGGCCTGATCGTCGCCTAATTCGATTTCGTTGTACGGGTTATGCACGTTGACGAACTTTTCGGCCACTGGTTTAAGCCCGGTGTTTTTTCCGGGGTGGCGGGCGGCGACGACGATATGGCCGATTTCGGGCATCATGCAGCATGCGGCCAACGCCGAAGTGGCGGTGTTGCCATTGCCGATGATCAGCGCGGTGCCGCTTCTCGACGCGGTGTGGTGTTCGCCGAGTTCGCGATTGGCATGGTCGAAGGCGAGTTGGATGCCGATGACATCGGTGTTGTATAGCTTGATGCCCGGCTTGCCGTTCGGCCAAGCGGGATCATCGGCAGCCACGCTCCAGTCGAATACCGCGGTATTCGCCACCTTCAGTTCCTTGGCCCACAAATTTTCCGGAACACCGTACGGTTGGATGGTCTTCTTCAACGGCATGGTCAGGCTCAGGCCAGCCCACGTCGAGTCAAGGCCTTTGAGGAAAGCGTCGAGGTCGTCTTCCCCCACCTCGTGCTTGTCGTACAGCCAATCGTCGAGTTTCAGCGAACGGTAGGCCGCGTTGTGGAGCACGGGTGACAATGAGTGTGCGACGGGTTTGCCGAGTACAGCGCAACGATGATTGGCCATATCCCCTCCTTGATGTCTGTTCCCATGCTAGCCGACACTTTGCTTCGAATATGTCAACCACAGGCCCCGCAACCGAAAATTTACTCTGGGCTGCTGGACCGGGCCGGCTCACTGCTCGTGCAGCGCGGTGTACAGCGCTTCGGCTTTGGCGTGGCCGATGCCTTTGACCTTCTCGAAGTCCTCGACACTGGCTTCGCGCATGGCTTTGACCGAGCCGAAGTGGTTGAGCAGCCGCTTCTGGTAGCTTTCGCCGATGCCGGGAATCTCGTCGAGCGCGCTGCGCAGGGCGCCTTTGCGCCGCTGCTGGCGGTGGTAGGTGATGGCGAAGCGGTGGGATTCGTCGCGCACACGCTGCAGCAGATACATGCCTTCGGACTGGCGTTTGAGGATGATCGGATAGTCGTCGTCCGGCACCCACACCTCTTCCAAGCGTTTGGCCAGTCCGCAGACGGCCACGTCGTTCACGCCACAGTCCTCAAGCGCCTTGGCGGCGGCCATGACCTGCGGCTTGCCGCCATCGACCACCACCAGGTTCGGCTTGTAGGCAAAGTGATGCCGGTTTGTGTTCTGCTGGACGATGTCGGGCGGGGACTCCCGCGCATCGTTCTGCACTCCGACCGGCACCGCGTGCCCCTTGCCACTGATGCCGGAACCGCCCTCACCATTGTCGTTACCGTTCGCAGCGATTGTCTCCGCCGCCACGGCAGTGGTCATCTTGCCGGCGGCCGAGGCCACACGCTGTTCCGCGTCGATGCTTTCGCCGGAGTCGCCGGCGATGTTGCCGTGCTTGAAGCGGCGGGTGAGCGTCTCGTAAAGCGCGGACAGATCATCCACCGCGCCTTTGCCGTCCTTGCCTCGGATGGCGAAGCGTCGGTATTCGGATTTCTTGGCGATCGCGTCTTCGAACACCACCATGGAGGCCACCTGGAAGGCACCGCCCACAGTGTTCGAAATGTCGTAGCATTCGATGCGCAGCGGGGCTTCCGCGAGTCCCAATGCCTTGGCCACATCGTTCATGGCCTGGGTGCGTGCGCCCATGTCGGAGATGCGGCTCATCTTGCTGCGTTGCAGTGCTTGGCTGGCGTTCTCGTTGGCGCGGTCCATAAGCTGCTTCTTGTCGCCTCGCGAGGCCACACGGATGGTCACCGCTCCCCCGCGCAGATTGGTCAGCCAGCCTTCGAGTTCCTCACGGCGGGCCGGTTCGACGGGCACGATGATTTCGCGCGGTACCGGTGCGATGGGTGCCAGCAGGTCCGCGCGCCCGGTGGTCTCCTGACGGGTGTTGCGTTCTCGGGTGGCCTGGGCGCGTGCCACAGCGTCCGTGGCCGTGATGGTTTGCGTGGAGCCGATGGCCTCGCGATTAGTGGAGATGGTCGCGGCCGACTGGGGGTGATTGTCCCCGGCGGCGTCCGAATACACCTGCACCAGAAGGTCGGCCATCAAGTCGGCGTCATCGATGTCCTCAACTCGTTCGACGCTCCAGTTGCGTTCGCCGCGAATCGAGCCGGCGCGCACATAAAAAGCGTGCACGGAGGCTTCGAGCTCGTCGCTGGCGAAGCCGAACACGTCCGCGTCCACATCCTGGTCGAAGACGACGGCGTTCTGTTGCACCACGGTTTCCAGCATTTGGATCTGGTCGCGCAGTCGGGCGGCTTTCTCGAATTCGAGTTCGGCGCTGGCCTCTTTCATGTCGCGGGTCAACTGGGCGATGTATGGCCGTCCGAGTCGTCCGGTCATCACACCGACCAGCTGTTCGCACAGCCTCCGGTGTTCGTCCGCTTCAATGCGGTTCACGCAGGGTGCGGAGCATTTGCCGATGGAAGCGAACAGGCATGGCCGTCCGGTCAGTTGCGCCTTATGGAACACGTTGGTGGTGCAGGTGCGTACCGGGAACGTGCGCAGCAACCGGTCAAGACTGTGCCGCAATTCCCACACTTTGGCATAGGGGCCGAAATACCGGGTATCCCGCCGTTTGCGCGACCGCGTGACCCACACGCGCGGAATTCGCTCCCCCGTGCTGACCGCGAGATACGGATAGGTCTTGTCGTCGCGGAACTGCACGTTGAACCGTGGGTCGAATTCCTTGATCCACGTGTATTCCAACGTCAGTGATTCCAGTTCGGTGGCGACGACCGTCCACTCCAGGCTGCGTGCGGTCAGCACCATGGTCTGCGTGCGCGGATGCAGCAGATACAGCGGCTGGAAATAATTGGTGAGCCTGTTGCGCAGGTTCTTTGCCTTGCCCACATAAATGACGCGCCCTTCCCCGTCGCGCCATTTGTACACACCGGGTTTGGCGGGAATATCCGAGGTCTTGGGTCGGAACAGGTCGCGAGAATCCCCCAGCAAAGGTGCCCCATTCGCATTCACCTTCGCCGTCGTTTCCCCGGCACCCACAGCTATGCTTTCCGACATTAACGCCGCCGCAGTCTTCCGCCACTCATCCGGACTATGCCGCTCAATATCGTTCGTCATAATCCTCCTCGCTATTAAGCAAAACCAATCATCAGGGATTGGGTGGGTTGGGGTGTGTGTTGCTGGACCGTAAAGACTTGACCTGAGCGGCCCGGAGCATGTCCAGCAACAAACACCCCAACCCACCCGAGGTCAGCTGCAATGGAAGGCTAAAGCATGGGTTTCAGGAACTTGCCGGTCCATGAGGCTTCGCATTCGGCAACCTGTTCGGGCGTGCCCTGCGTGACGATGGTGCCGCCTCCGTCGCCGCCCTCCGGACCGAGATCGATCAGCCAGTCGGCCTCCTTGATCACATCCAGATTATGTTCGATGACGATGACCGTATTGCCCTTGTCCACCAGGGACTGCAGCACCTTGAGCAGCTTGTTCACGTCTTCGAAGTGCAGGCCGGTGGTCGGCTCGTCGAGGATGTACACGGTTTTGCCGTCGGATCGGCGCTGCAGCTCGGTGGCAAGCTTGACGCGCTGCGATTCACCGCCGGACAGGGTGGGTGCGGGCTGGCCGAGTCGGATGTAGCCGAGGCCGACGTCCACGAGGGTCTTCAGGTATCGGGAGATGCCGGTGTACGCCTTGAAGAAGTCGGCGGCCTCCTCGATGGGCATGTTGAGGATGTCGGCCACGGTCTTGCCGTTGTACGTGACTTCGAGGGTCTCGCGGTTGTATCGTTTGCCGTGGCAGACCTCGCAGTCCACGTAGACGTCGGGCAGGAAGTTCATTTCGATCTTCAGCGTGCCGTCACCGTGGCAGGCCTCACATCGGCCGCCTTTGACGTTGAAACTGAAGCGGCCGGGGCCGTAGCCGCGCACCTGGGCTTCGGGAGTCTTGGCGAACAGGGTGCGGATCTTGTCCCACACACCGGTGTAGGTGGCGGGGTTGGATCGCGGCGTGCGGCCGATCGGGTTCTGGTCGACGTGGATCACCTTGCGCACCTGGTCCACGCCTTCCACGCGCGTGTGGCGGCCGGGTACGATGCGTGCACCGTTGAGCTTGTCGGCGAGCACCGGGTAGAGGATCGTGTTGACCAGCGAGGATTTGCCGGAGCCGGAGACGCCGGTGACCACGGTGAGCACGCCGAGCGGGAAGCTCACGTCGATGTTCTTGAGGTTGTTCTCGCGGGCACCCACGACTTTGAGCACCTGGGTCTTGTGGATCTTGCGGCGCTTGGCGGGCACGGCGATCTCTCGCCGGTGGGCGATGTAGTCGCCGGTGATGGAGCGCTTGGCTTCTATGAGGTGCTTGGCGGGGCCGGAGTAGATGACTTCGCCGCCGTGTTCGCCGGCGCCGGGGCCGATGTCGACCACCCAGTCGGCGCGGCGTATCGTGTCCTCGTCGTGTTCGACGACAATCAGCGTGTTGCCGAGATCGCGCAGGTGGTGCAGGGTTTCGATGAGGCGTTCGTTGTCACGCTGGTGCAGGCCGATGGACGGCTCGTCGAGCACGTACATGACGCCGACCAGACCGGAGCCGATCTGCGTGGCGAGTCGGATGCGCTGCGCTTCTCCGCCGGACAGGGTGGCGGCCGCGCGCGAGAGGGTCAGGTAGTCGAGGCCGACGTCGTTCAGGAAGCCGAGTCGGGCCTTGATCTCCTTGAGCACTTCGCCGGCGATCAGCTGTGCCGAGCCTTCGAGTTCCAGGCCGTTGATCCAGGCGAGTTCGCGTACGACGGGCATGTCGCACACGTCGAAGATGGATTTTCCGTCCACAGTGACAGCGAGCACTTCGGGCTTCAGACGGCGTCCGTGGCAGACCTGGCAGGGCACTTCGCGCATGTACGACTCGTAGTATTCGCGCATGGACTGCGAATCGGTTTCGTCGTGGCGTCGCATGAGCGTGCGGATCACGCCTTCGAAGCCGGTGGAGTATTCGCGCAGGCGTCCCCAGCGATTGCGGTAGGAGACGTTGACCTTGAAGTCGTGGCCGTAGAGGATGTCGTGCTTGACGTCGTCCGGCAGGCCCTTCCAAGGGGTCTTCATGGAGAAGCCCATTTCCTTGGCCAGACCTTCGAGGATGTGGCCGTAGTACTGGGAGGTCATCTTGGTGCCGCTCCACGGTTCGATGACGCCGTCGGCCAGTGACTTGTCCGGGTCGGAGATGATGAGGTCCGGGTCGATTTCCAGTTTGAAGCCGAGACCGGTGCAGGCGGGGCAGGCACCGTAGGGGGCGTTGAAGGAGAAGGTGCGCGGCTCGACCTCGTCGAGTTCGAGCGTGTGCCCGTTCGGGCAGCTGCGGTGTTCGGAGAACGGCTGGCGGCGGGCCGGGCTGCCTTCCTCCTCGTCCACGAAGTCGATGACGATGCTGCCGTTGGCGAGCTTGAGGGCGGTTTCCACCGAGTCGGTCAGGCGTTGGCGGATGCCGTCCTTGACCACGAGTCGGTCGACCACGACCTCGATGGTGTGCTTCTTCTGCTTGGTGAGTTTGATGTCGTCGGACAGCTGCGTCATCTCGCCGTCGATGAGCGCGCGGGCGTAGCCGTCGGAGCGCAGCAGCTCGATCATATCCACGAACTCGCCCTTGCGGCCCTTGACCACGGGCGCGAGAATCTGGAATCGCGTGCGCTCCGGGTAGCCGAGCAGTGTGTCGACGATCTGCTGCGGGGTCTGGGAGGCGACGGGCTCGCCGCATTCAGGGCAGTGAGGGATGCCGGTGCGGGCGAAGAGCAGTCGCAGGTAATCGTAGATTTCGGTGATGGTGCCGACGGTAGAACGCGGGTTGCGGTTGGTGGTCTTCTGGTCGATGGAGACGGCCGGGCTCAGGCCCTCGATGAAGTCAACGTCGGGCTTGTCCATCTGACCCAGGAACTGGCGGGCGTAGGCGGATAGGGATTCGACGTAGCGTCGCTGGCCTTCGGCGAACAGGGTGTCAAACGCGAGCGAGGATTTGCCCGAACCGGACAGGCCTGTGAACACGACCATGCGATTGCGCGGAATCGCCAGGTCGACGTTCTTGAGGTTGTGTTCGCGCGCACCCTGAATCGTGATCTTGAGATCGTTCGGGATGTGCGAGATATCAGCTACCAGCGAACCATCGTGTTCAATCAGCGGCGCCTTTTTGATCTCCCGGCTCAGGAAGGAGTCGCTGGTCATCACCTTTTCGACGATGACCTCACCGTTCTTGCCCTTGCCGGTTTTCGCGCCCGTTGCGCTTGTTGCGCGCCTTGCGCCAGTCTGCATTGCCGCCACAGCCACACCCCACCTTCCATCTCACCGTTCCCGCGCGCACGGTCATGCGCGCGCCAAATCTGTCCCAAGGATACCCGAACACACGACCAAATTCGAACGCTTGTTCGATGGCGTGTCAGGCCGGAAAACTGAACCAGAGTATGCAAAATTCCGGACCATCAGTGGACCGAAACGCAAGAGCCGGCCCCCAAGATACTCGGGGCGTCCGGCTCTCACTTCCATTTCCCCAGCGGGGTTGGCTTACCATGAAGTATACACGGTTTTAGGACATCAATCACTGTCGATGAACACTGTTCGAACATGGCCGAGGAATTCATCGTATCTTCCAGTACCGGCCTGGGCATCACCGTACGCTCCTAGCAGCTGATCAGGGAGCCATAGCCTTGCATCAGTCTCCCCTGCACAGAGTTCGACACGAATTGGCCCGATAAATCTGCGGCTTCTCAATCCATCGATGAAACGGATATCGTTCCTGTCCTGTGAAATCTCGCGCCGTTCAAGCACAAGCGTGTCCACGTTGTATTCTGTTTCCAGCAGAGGCAGAAGACGTTCCAAACATTTACGGCGAGCGCGTTCGGCGGTATTCCACTGGCTCATTGGTACCGCAGCCACAATGACATGATCAATGTCCATTGCAGCCATGGCATCAACGACTTTGCCACGCAATGATGGCCGCATGTCTCGCCAGTGCAATTTCCTTGCTCCTTTGGGCTTAAGCAACGCCAATCTTTGCCTTGTTTCGGTTTCCGTATCATCACATACGCATGCGCCCATCAAGTACATAGGCGAGGGAACTCCGGTTTTCCGCACACTCTCGTCACCCCAAGCGGTTGCCATGTTTGTCCCTTCTCGCGCAACGCAAAACAACAGTTCGATAGTATCGGATAGCAGTGCCGGACCTTGCAGCTATGCAATGCCGTTGCATTATTAATCGGAAGGCATAATGTGAGACGAGAAAAAGCTAAGCCGTTCTAGCTCTTGGCAACATCCCCAATCACTCAGCCTAAATCGGCAAATCCTGATTTTCAATGGACTCCACGGGGATGCCAAGCTTGCGTAATTCGTCAACTGCATCACGCATGGGAATGCGTTCCTGTTCGATGCGCCGATAAGCGATGGTTTTGTCAGCACACAGTCGTTCATAAAGACGTCGCTCCGCCGATTGAAGGCCGGGCGTCGGCTTAGGCTCCCGCATAGCAATCTTCGCGCTGCGTTCAGTACGATCGGTACCAAATCTGTGGTACCGATCGTATGCATCGCAATCCATCAGGATGGAGTCGCATTCGATACCTGATTCACGTAATGTCGAAAGTATTTCCAGTCCATCCGCATCCATATCACCCCAATACACGATACGCATGTCACGCAGTGCAGGAACCGCAGGTACAGCATCGCTTACAGCGCGACCAGAACCCCATATGCAGATGCCCTGCGCAATCGGCGGCATAGTCTGATACGTGTCTTTGTTCTCAACGATGACAGCATATTTAATGCCGGATAACGCTTCGCCTTCCCACGGACACCATATGATGCGTTCGAGCTCAGCATCGTCGCGGACCGGATCGAGATAACGGAACCGCAGTTCGGTCGGCCGTTTTGACAGACCCAACGTTTCGACACCGAGCAGTCGGCAAATGGCCTTACGACGATTGGTTTTTGACTCATTCAGCCATTTGCCGCTGAATCCTGTCAGTGGAATCTGTCGCGGCGTCATACCGGTCACGTCATGATGCCTGAAATATCGAACTGCGCTGACAAGCAGATCGAAGTCGTCAGGCTGTTCATGGCCTGTCATGCGAGCGGCCGATTCGATTGTTTCCGGAGCAACGTCACAAGCAGCAACCAGACATGCTATGCGGCGGCGCGCTTCGCGACATTCCGCCGCCAGCGTACGACCAACCACACGCATGGCTATTGATTCGTCAGGAACGACGACTTTGGAGATCAGCTCGACAGAGGTGCCTATGGTGCGATGCTTGGTTATGATTTCGCAACCATTCTTGCTTGCCCATTGCCGTATCTCATTGTTGTTGTCATGCACCGCAATCGCATTGGTTTCCAAAAATGCTTGGTCCGGCAATCCCACCGGCACGGGAAATGGCCATGCCGGTTCGATGTCGTACATATGTGAACGCATATGTTTCTTCACGCATGTGGTGATCGCAGCGATGTCTTTCATGCCGGCCATAGTTCCCATCACCTGCTTTCGAACATCGTCGAGTCGAACCGAATCGTCTTAATACCGGCGACGCCAGGACTGCTCATTCGGCAACCCCGTCATCCTTCAATATATCCGACGATGATTCATCGTCCATGTCATTCTGATGCAGCACGGCCTCGCGCAGGGAGGTGAGGCCGGTGTCGGGGTCCTTGTAGGTCACGTAGGCCTTGGTGGAGACCTCGAGGATTTCGCCGGTCTTGCTTTCCGGGGCGGAGACGATGACCTGGAATCCGAGGCGCGGCAGCACCGTGAGGGCGCGCTGCGTGTAACGGCCGTCGGCCTTGATGAGCGCCTCGTCGAGGAACAGCGTGGTGTACGAGGGCTCGCTGGTCAGGCCGCCGCCGAGCAGGTAGATGAGCGCCGCGCCGTATACGAATGAGGTAAGCTCCTGCAAGGCGCCGCCCGAACGGCCGCCGGTGGAGGTGATGCGTTCATCCGGGCCGTCGGCATGATGCACGATGGCGTAGAAGGACGAGCGGCAACGCGGGTCGAGGTTGCGGGCGCCGTAGCTTTTCACGCCGTTCGCGTCCTTGACCTGCGCGAGTTCGGCGCGCAGCAGCCCGACCATCGGCGCGCAGGCCGCGAAAGCCTTGCGCGAGGCGTCGGAATCGTTGACGTCGGCGGATTTCCAATC
This DNA window, taken from Bifidobacterium longum subsp. longum JCM 1217, encodes the following:
- a CDS encoding DUF3322 and DUF2220 domain-containing protein translates to MAGMKDIAAITTCVKKHMRSHMYDIEPAWPFPVPVGLPDQAFLETNAIAVHDNNNEIRQWASKNGCEIITKHRTIGTSVELISKVVVPDESIAMRVVGRTLAAECREARRRIACLVAACDVAPETIESAARMTGHEQPDDFDLLVSAVRYFRHHDVTGMTPRQIPLTGFSGKWLNESKTNRRKAICRLLGVETLGLSKRPTELRFRYLDPVRDDAELERIIWCPWEGEALSGIKYAVIVENKDTYQTMPPIAQGICIWGSGRAVSDAVPAVPALRDMRIVYWGDMDADGLEILSTLRESGIECDSILMDCDAYDRYHRFGTDRTERSAKIAMREPKPTPGLQSAERRLYERLCADKTIAYRRIEQERIPMRDAVDELRKLGIPVESIENQDLPI